The genomic interval ATGTGCTGCTTCGCAGCGTCATGTGGCCGCAAGCGGCCGTCAGGTGCGCACTCCGTGCGCGTCAGGGATCGTGTCTGAAATGTCGCTTCGCGACGTCATGTGCTGCTTCGCAGCGTCATGTGGCCGCAAGCGGCCGTCAGGTGCGCACTCCGTGCGCGTCAGGGATCGTGTCTGAAATGTCGCTTCGCGACGTCATGTGCTGCTTCGCAGCGTCATGTGGCCGCAAGCGGCCGTCAGGTGCGCACTCCGTGCGCGTCAGGGATCGTGTCTGAAATGTCGCTTCGCGACGTCATGTGCTGCTTCGTCAAATTTCCTGTTTATCGAGCTGGGAATAATCGTTGTCGTTATCGTTGTCGTTGTCGTAATCGTAATCGAAATACCATGCCCCCGTCACCCCGGCTTTCGCCTGAAGGACGGCTGTGTTTTCATTCGCGGGGATGCCGCCCCTCGCTATCGGCATTGATTGACAAGAAGGGCCGGTTCAGCAGATGAACCGGCCCTTTTGAAACAGTGCCCAGTTTCCGGATCGTTACTTCATTACTTCTTGGGATGGCATTTTACGCAGGTTGTCGGCGCCGTGTTGGTATTGTTCTTCTTGTTGTACTCCTTGTGGCATCCCTGGCAATTCTGATGCATTGCCTCGGCATGGTACTGCAGCGCTTCTTTTTCCGTCAGTTTCGGCGCATCCTTTCCCTTGGGTTTTTCCCCAGGGATTTTGTGGCATTCGATGCATGCTTTTACATCGTCGCCTGCCTTCAGGTTGGCCAGGGGCTTGCCGTCTTTGTCATGATGGCACTCACCGCAGGTGTTCTTGTATTCTTCGATATGCTTTTTGTGATGAAACTCCACGATTCCCTTGGTGTGCTCTTTGTAGCCCTTGGTATCCATCTTGATGACGTCCGGAACGGTCGTTCCGGCAATGACCCAGGCCGAGAACAGCACCAAACACGCACCTGCCACCATACTCCACACATACTTCCGTTTCATGATCTTCTCCTTTCCTCTTGGCTGTTGGATAAAAAGCGCAGACCGGTTTGGGCGGACCGATCACGCATCGGTTTCCGAGTGCTCTTCCGTCTCGGCAGCATTTTTTCGCACCGGCCTTCGAACGAATATCTTCGCACCGATAATGCTGAATTCATAAAGAATCATCATGGGAATGGCCATCAATATCTGGGAAACGACATCCGGTGGCGTCAGAATGGCGGCGACAATGAAGATGATCAGGATCGCAAACTTACGCTGCTTCTGCAAGAATTCGATGGAAATGACGCCGAGCTTGACCAGAAAGATCAGGACGAGGGGAAGTTCAAAAATCAGACCGAAGGCAAAAAGAAATGTCGTCGCAAGGCTCAGGTATTCTTTCATGGATAGCAGCGGGCGGATCGTATCCGTGCCGAAGCCCAGAAAATACTGGAACCCGATCGGAAAAACGACGAAATATCCAAACATTGCGCCGCTGATAAAAAACAGAGAGGATAACAGCAGAATGGGCAGGAGCATCCGTCTTTCGGTGGTATAAAGCCCGGGGGCGACAAACATCCAGAACTGATAGATGATCACGGGACTTGAGAGGACGACTCCGGCAAGAAAGGCCAGCTTCATATAGGTGAAAAAGGCTTCTGGAAGCCCCGTATAAATGAGCTTTTCACCCGGCTCCATGACAGCCACAAGGGGTGCGGAGAGGATATGAAACAGCCATTCCTTTATGGCAAAACACACGACGAACCCGATGGCGATGGCGATGAAACAGACGATCAGCCTGTGTCTGAGTTCTTCGAGATGCTCGATGAACGGACGTTTGTCTTCTGGTTCTGTCTGGTCAGACACGTTTGGTATCTCCGGAATCGGAAACGGGGGGAGGTTCGGGGGACTGATCCTTTGCGGGCGCTTCGGGTGTTTCTTCCTGGGCAAGCATGGCATCATATACCGTATTGCTGACGGACTGATTCATTTCCGTAAAGGCTTTTTTGACATCACTGAGACTGTTGTCCGGATCGATCGATTCTTTCAACTCGCTCGTCGCTTTTCTAAACTCCCCCATGGCCCTGCCCATCATTTTCGCTATTTCGGGCAGCCGCTTGGGACCAACCACAATCAGGGCAACTGCCAGAATCAGGATCATCTCCTGCATTCCGATTCCAAACATGGTCTTTTCCTTCGGTTCAGCCATCATCTATGCGAACTCATTGCAAATGTACTTCTGTATCCTTCCGGCGAAATCCAGTCTTTAGGGGAAGACATCCAGACTTTTCAGCAGACGACGGCCCCCGGCTTTCGCCGGCGTGATGCAATATACTGATTTTGCAATTGGCTCTTGCTTCTCCTTATACCGACAAGGTCGAACGGTGTCAAGATTCTCCGATGCCGCAGATTTTGGGGCCTGTCGCTTCTATGCGGATCGCTTCTTGACGGAATACTTCGAATTCTCTACAAGTATCGGGGAAGAATTACAAAGCAGCGGGCGGTGGGCTACGGGAAGTGAAGCCCGTCACCCCGGCGAAAACCGGGGACCAGAACCTGTCGAAAACCCGCCGCCACAGCACGGATTCGGGCTTCCGCCGGAATGACGACTCGAGGCTGCCATCGGAATGACGGCCGTATTTTCATCTCCAGGGGCGGCGATGCCGCCATGAACATTTATTGAGAACAGCGGCGCCGGCCGCAGGAAACCTCTAACAGATCCATCTCTCATCGAAAGGTGAACGGTCATGAAGGACGATATCGGTCTCTACTATTATCCAAATCCGTCCAACAAGAAGATTCGCATGTATGTCTGCGAACGCGAAGGCGAAGTGTATTTCCGGATGAAGAACGAGGATGATCCGCCAATGTGGGAAAAGCATGGATGGATTCCATACGATGCCGTCGTTTCTGCAAGCCTGATGACGGAGAACAAGAAATTCAATCCGCTCAAGGTATATGATTTTGCGCTTGCCAGGGAATTGCTCCGGGAAGAGAAAGAGACATTGTGAACTGATTGATTCTTCTCGATTTTCGGCGAACGGTGCCATCCGGGAATTCTTTGCTTGATTTTTTGGATTCTTACAGATAGACATACCTGATATGGTCAGGTTTTATCGCCAGAATGGGTGATCATCGTCAATTTTTTCGGAGAGGAGCATCAATGACTGAAATGATGGACAAGCTACGAAACATTGCGTTGGTAGGACACGGCAATTCCGGCAAGACTTCCCTATCCGAAGTTATGCTCTTTAATAGCGGAGCCACTACACGAATCGGTCGTGTAGAAGACGGGAATACAGCAATGGATTTCGAGCCCGAGGAGCTGAAGCGAAACATCAGCATCAGCACGGGTTTTCATCAGGCTGTCTGGAAAAAAACGGCCATTACCCTGCTCGACACACCGGGGGATTCCAATTTTTTCAACGACACCCGAAACTGCATGGCCGCAGTCGATGGTATCCTGTTGTTGGTCGATGCCGTCGATGGCGTCAAAGTACAGACGGAACAGGCATGGAATTTCGCAAATGATTTTCAGTTGCCCTGTGCGATTTTGATCAACAAAATGGACAGGGAACGCGCCGATTTGGCGCGGACGTTTCAAGATGTTCTCTCGCAGTTGGAAACCCCCAGACCGATCAAAATTCAATTACCCATCGGGAGCGAAGCCGGATTCAAGGGTGTCATCGATTTGATCACGCAAAAAGCCTATCTCTACGATGGTTCCGGAAAGGCTTCCCTGGGCTCCATACCCGCAGACCTCGAAGATCAGGTGGCTGAAGAACGGGAGCATCTGGTCGAAGCCCTTGCAGAGGCGGAAGACAGCCTGCTGGAACGTTACCTGGAAGGAGAATCCCTCTCCGAGGCTGAACTGCTTGCCGCACTGAAAACCGGGATCCGGAACCGGTTGTTTGCGCCGGTGTTGTGTGCTTCAGCCACAGGCAATATCGGTGTGGACCGTATCATGGACTTCATCATCGAAGCCATGCCCTCGCCGGCGGAAAAACCTCCCGTAACCGGAAAAGATCCGGCAACCGGCAATCCAATCGTTCGAGAACCGAATCCGGATGCGCCTTTTTCCGCTTTCGTGTTCAAAACGGTGGTCGATCCGTATGCAGGCAGGCTGTCCATTTTCCGGGTTGTTTCCGGGCAGCTCGGATCGGATGGCGGTTTCTACAATGTGAACAAGGAAGTCCGTGAGCGTTTCAACCAATTGCTGATGATCACCGGCAAAGAGCAGAAACCTGTCCAGGGTGCTTTTCCCGGGTCCATTGTCGCTGTGGCCAAGCTCAAGGACACGACGACCGGCGACACGATCTGCGATGAAGCCAACAAAATTCTCTTCCCCTTCCCGGACCCCCTGCCCAAACTGATCACATTTGCCGTTACATCCAAGGCGACCGGAGACGAAGATAAAATTTACATTTCCCTGACCAAGCTTCTTGAAGAAGATCCGTCCCTCAAACTCGAACGGACGGTCGAAACGAAAGAGATGCTGCTTTCCGGTCGAGGTCAGGTCCATATCGAGGCAACGATCGAAAAGCTGAAACGTAAATACAATGTCGAGGTCAATCTGGGTAAACCCAAGGTTCCCTACCGGGAAACCATTAAAAAGAAGGTGCGGGTCCAGGGTAAGCACAAGAAACAGTCTGGCGGCCACGGTCAGTATGGCGATTGCTGGATTCAGATGGAACCCCTGCCCAGAGGCAGCGG from Desulfatirhabdium butyrativorans DSM 18734 carries:
- the tatB gene encoding Sec-independent protein translocase protein TatB — encoded protein: MFGIGMQEMILILAVALIVVGPKRLPEIAKMMGRAMGEFRKATSELKESIDPDNSLSDVKKAFTEMNQSVSNTVYDAMLAQEETPEAPAKDQSPEPPPVSDSGDTKRV
- a CDS encoding cytochrome c3 family protein; amino-acid sequence: MKRKYVWSMVAGACLVLFSAWVIAGTTVPDVIKMDTKGYKEHTKGIVEFHHKKHIEEYKNTCGECHHDKDGKPLANLKAGDDVKACIECHKIPGEKPKGKDAPKLTEKEALQYHAEAMHQNCQGCHKEYNKKNNTNTAPTTCVKCHPKK
- the tatC gene encoding twin-arginine translocase subunit TatC, whose translation is MSDQTEPEDKRPFIEHLEELRHRLIVCFIAIAIGFVVCFAIKEWLFHILSAPLVAVMEPGEKLIYTGLPEAFFTYMKLAFLAGVVLSSPVIIYQFWMFVAPGLYTTERRMLLPILLLSSLFFISGAMFGYFVVFPIGFQYFLGFGTDTIRPLLSMKEYLSLATTFLFAFGLIFELPLVLIFLVKLGVISIEFLQKQRKFAILIIFIVAAILTPPDVVSQILMAIPMMILYEFSIIGAKIFVRRPVRKNAAETEEHSETDA
- the fusA gene encoding elongation factor G; its protein translation is MTEMMDKLRNIALVGHGNSGKTSLSEVMLFNSGATTRIGRVEDGNTAMDFEPEELKRNISISTGFHQAVWKKTAITLLDTPGDSNFFNDTRNCMAAVDGILLLVDAVDGVKVQTEQAWNFANDFQLPCAILINKMDRERADLARTFQDVLSQLETPRPIKIQLPIGSEAGFKGVIDLITQKAYLYDGSGKASLGSIPADLEDQVAEEREHLVEALAEAEDSLLERYLEGESLSEAELLAALKTGIRNRLFAPVLCASATGNIGVDRIMDFIIEAMPSPAEKPPVTGKDPATGNPIVREPNPDAPFSAFVFKTVVDPYAGRLSIFRVVSGQLGSDGGFYNVNKEVRERFNQLLMITGKEQKPVQGAFPGSIVAVAKLKDTTTGDTICDEANKILFPFPDPLPKLITFAVTSKATGDEDKIYISLTKLLEEDPSLKLERTVETKEMLLSGRGQVHIEATIEKLKRKYNVEVNLGKPKVPYRETIKKKVRVQGKHKKQSGGHGQYGDCWIQMEPLPRGSGFEFVDAIVGGAIPKNYIPAVEKGIVEACQKGVLAGYPCVDFKVTLDDGSYHEVDSSEMAFKIAGSLAFKKAVTDAKPVLLEPILNVEVTTPDEFMGDIMGDLNSRRGRVLGMEAHGKYQIIKAQVPMAEFLTYAPDLTSMTGGRGTYSMEFSHYDEVPAQIAEKLIVELNKEREA